The DNA window TCACAGTCAACGCAGCCCTCGCCCTGGGGAGGCCTGACCTGGGGAGGTTGACGGTAGGAGCTCCGGCCGATTTCGTCCTCCATTCAATCGCAAGCTACGAGTTTCTTGCATACCGGGTTGGAGGTCACTACGTTCGAAGCGTCTACAAGGGGGGGCGCGAAGTGTACGCGTCGCCTGAAGTCTAGGGGAGCTTTCCGGCTCCTATTGCGGACGCCAGGTTCTCGATTTCGTCCGCCTGGGACCTGTCACCCCGGAGCAGTGGGGAGAGGCCCCTGACGACCGCGCAGACCTCCTTGGAGTGTTCCGAGACCCCTGTGTCGTCAGAGCCCAGGAGGTTGGAGGCACAGATCAGCTCGATCGCCAGTACCATCGCCACGTTGGATGCCACGGCAAGGGCCTTCATCCCGGCGTTGACCCCATGGCTCGCGTGGTCCTCGATGCCCCCCGAGACGCTGGCAGGGTAGGCAGATTGGGGATAGACCTGCTTGGCATTGTCGGCTGTCAGGGCGGTCGCAGTGTACTGAAGTATCATCAGCCCGGACTCCAGGCCGGGTTTCCCAGCCATGTACTTCGTCTCCGCAGGCGTCTTCGAAAGGAGGAGATTGATCCTCCCAAGCGAAATGACCCCGAGGTACGCTAGAGAAATCGATAGGAGGTCCAGCGCCATGGCTACGGGCTGGGCGTGGAAGTTCCCTCCGTGCAGCACCGCTCCGTCTTCGAGCAGGACGGGATTGTCTGAGACCGAATTCATCTCGTCGACCACCAGCCTCTCGGCGAAGCCGAGGGCGTCCTTGAGGGAACCGTGGACCTGGGGGGCGCACCTAATCGAATAGGGGTCCTGGGGGACAGGCCCGGCCCGAATCCTGAGGCTGTCCTTCAGGGACTGTCTGATGCGCTTCGCTACGTATTCCTGGCCCGGGTCCCTCTTCAGTCCTATCAGCCTCTCGTCGAAAGACTGAGAGCAGGCGCCCAGGACTTCGCTGGTCAGTGCCACGGAGCAGTTTGCTGCCTCGAGGAGGATGCCTCCCCTCTGGGTGACCACCGCGCCCAGGGCGGTGGTGAAGGCAGTCCCGTTGATCAGAGAAAGTCCTTCCTTCGCGTGTAGGATGATCGGCTTGAGCTTGGATGCGGCCAGCGCCTTCCTCGAGTCTGTCAGTCGGTGCCTGTGGTAGGCTCTTCCTTCACCGACCATCGTGAGGGCCATGTGGGCCGATGGGACGAGGTCCCCGCTGGCTCCGAGGGAACCGAACTCGGGGACCCGGGGGGTTACCCCTTTGTTCAGCATAGCAGCGATGAGCTCGGCGACTTCGGTCCTTACAGCGCTGTTTCCGTTGAGGAGGCTGTTGAGCCGGATGACCATCGCTGCCCGGACCACCTCCAGTGGCATTGGGTTCCCGACTCCGGCAGCGTGGCTTCTGATCAGGTTGAGCTGGAGTTCTTTGAGGTTCCCGAGGCGGACGGCCTTGTCGGAGAGGGACCCGAATCCCGTGTTCACCCCGTAGACGACCTCCCCCCTGCCCAGCTTATGGTCGAGCAGAGACCTGAACCTCTCCATGCGTCGGAGGCTGGAGACGCTGACCCTGACTGGGACGCCCCGTTCCGCGACGTCGATGGCCGATTCGAGAGTGAGAGACCGCCCATCCACTGTAACGACCATTGCTATGCACCCCCCCAGGCCTGACTAATAATCCTCGACATACGTTTAACTCGACTTCGACGTGGGACCAGAACGTTGAGGACGCAAGCGGAATACCCGGCCCCGAGGTACAGGGACCCGAAGGACAGGAGGCTGGTCCAGATCATCAAGCAGGCCCGAAGCAGCAGAGCGGGGGCGGTCAATCTCATGGGGGTCCCATTCGACGGGGCGGTCTTGGGCAGGAAGGGAGCCGCGGGCGGGCCTGCCGGGATAAGGCAGGCACTGTCGTCGTTCTCGAACTACAGCCTGGAACTTGGCTCGGACCTTTCTGGAGCGAAGGTCTTCGACCTCGGGGATGTCGTCACTTCGCAGGACGTCTTCGCCGCTCACACACAAATCGAGAAGGAGGTCGCAGAGGCGCTCGGAGGGGACTCCCTGCTGCTGGTGTTGGGTGGGGACAACAGCATCTCCCTGCCTTCCCTCAGGGCATTCGGCAAGAAGTTCGGGAAGGTCGGCCTCATAGTCGTCGATTCGCACTTCGACCTGAGGGGCGAGATCGGGGGGAAGCCGACGAGCGGTTCGAGCTATGGCCTCGCTGTCAGGACCGCGAAGGGGCTCGACCCGAGACGTTTCGCGGAGATTGGGATCCACGGGTTCTTGAATTCAAGGGAGTACGCGAGGGAGGCGGCGAAAAACGGGATGACGGTGTACACCGCGAGCGATGTTAGGCAGGAAGGTGCGACCGCGATTGCAAGAGATGCATATGGTGTGGCGAGCAAGGGATGCGAGGCGGTCTACCTGAGCATCGACCTTGATGCAGTGGACCTGGCATACGTGTCAGGGGTGAGCGCGCCGAGCGCAGGTGGAATCTCAGCTGCCGACCTCTTCGACATCGCCTACTACCTCGGGGGGAGGGACAAGGTCAGGTGCGCCGACCTGGTGGAGCTGGCTCCTCAATTGGACCCGAGCGGAAGGTCCCAGATCACTGCGGCGACAGCCCTTGTCTATCTGATGGCGGGATTCAGTTCGAGAGCATAGGCGACTGGGGGGCGCGGGCAGATCGATGCCAGAAACTCGACCTCAAGCTTAATCTGACTCAGATCGCGGGAACAGAATCGATGTCGGAAGCTCGCAGGTGCAGGCTCGGCGTCTCTTTCGGTCGGGAGTCAGAGCTCTATTCCTTTCCGGAGGGGAACCCGATGAACAGTTCGAGGACGACTTTGTTTGCCGACGCAATTGGCAGGCTTGCACAGAGCAGTGGTTCAGGGAAGCTCGACCTGGTCGAACCAATCCAGGCCAGCGAGAAGGACCTGACGACCTTCCACGCGCAGGAATACGTGGACTTCGTAAAGGCCTCCTCCAGGATGGGAGAAGGATACCTAGACTACGGCGACACCCCATCGTTCAAAGGGGTCTACGAGGCCTCGCTGTATCCAGTCGGGAACACTCTGAATGGACTGGACCTGATAATCAAAGGGAAGTTCGACCATTTCTTCAATCCGGTGGGAGGGCTGCACCACGCGCGAAAGGAAAGGGCGGGGGGGTTCTGCGTCTTCAATGACGTCGCGATAGCGATATCGAGGCTCTTGGAAATGGGAATGAAGCGGGTCGCCTACGTCGACATCGACGCCCACCACGGAGACGGTGTCTTCTACTCCTTCGAGTCCGACCCAAGGGTCGTAATAGGGGACGTTCACGAGGACGGCCGATTCCTCTATCCTGGGACAGGGAGCGCGGCGGAGACAGGAAGAGGAGACGGTGAAGGGACGAAGCT is part of the Nitrososphaerota archaeon genome and encodes:
- a CDS encoding aromatic amino acid ammonia-lyase → MVVTVDGRSLTLESAIDVAERGVPVRVSVSSLRRMERFRSLLDHKLGRGEVVYGVNTGFGSLSDKAVRLGNLKELQLNLIRSHAAGVGNPMPLEVVRAAMVIRLNSLLNGNSAVRTEVAELIAAMLNKGVTPRVPEFGSLGASGDLVPSAHMALTMVGEGRAYHRHRLTDSRKALAASKLKPIILHAKEGLSLINGTAFTTALGAVVTQRGGILLEAANCSVALTSEVLGACSQSFDERLIGLKRDPGQEYVAKRIRQSLKDSLRIRAGPVPQDPYSIRCAPQVHGSLKDALGFAERLVVDEMNSVSDNPVLLEDGAVLHGGNFHAQPVAMALDLLSISLAYLGVISLGRINLLLSKTPAETKYMAGKPGLESGLMILQYTATALTADNAKQVYPQSAYPASVSGGIEDHASHGVNAGMKALAVASNVAMVLAIELICASNLLGSDDTGVSEHSKEVCAVVRGLSPLLRGDRSQADEIENLASAIGAGKLP
- a CDS encoding agmatinase family protein, which codes for MRTQAEYPAPRYRDPKDRRLVQIIKQARSSRAGAVNLMGVPFDGAVLGRKGAAGGPAGIRQALSSFSNYSLELGSDLSGAKVFDLGDVVTSQDVFAAHTQIEKEVAEALGGDSLLLVLGGDNSISLPSLRAFGKKFGKVGLIVVDSHFDLRGEIGGKPTSGSSYGLAVRTAKGLDPRRFAEIGIHGFLNSREYAREAAKNGMTVYTASDVRQEGATAIARDAYGVASKGCEAVYLSIDLDAVDLAYVSGVSAPSAGGISAADLFDIAYYLGGRDKVRCADLVELAPQLDPSGRSQITAATALVYLMAGFSSRA
- a CDS encoding acetoin utilization protein AcuC, which gives rise to MSEARRCRLGVSFGRESELYSFPEGNPMNSSRTTLFADAIGRLAQSSGSGKLDLVEPIQASEKDLTTFHAQEYVDFVKASSRMGEGYLDYGDTPSFKGVYEASLYPVGNTLNGLDLIIKGKFDHFFNPVGGLHHARKERAGGFCVFNDVAIAISRLLEMGMKRVAYVDIDAHHGDGVFYSFESDPRVVIGDVHEDGRFLYPGTGSAAETGRGDGEGTKLNIPMAPGSGDAEFIESFDRIANFVRGFEPEFVLFQCGADSLLGDPIAQLKYTPVSHAYAAKKLHDIAHEFCQGRILAMGGGGYNPLNVSGAWTAVAKELAAV